A single window of Treponema denticola ATCC 35405 DNA harbors:
- a CDS encoding ABC transporter ATP-binding protein has product MYKELFAFLSKRGKIDVCISSLFFTLYGLSSVGMLLTVFSILFKIAAGTDVQGLYGAFATLIGLVVFKGLCNMIADLKKHGAGFDVVQQIRERMIVKLKLFSLGFYTNERLGELNTILHKDVDNMSMVVGHMWPRMFGDFLIALAVFIGLCFINLSAALVMAASIPLPLAYLFYTIKGAQKTEHNNNSALADMVSLFVEYVRGIPVLKSFSHNKSLDNELFEKTKKFGETSKAASRFKARQLSVFSFLIDAGYFVLFIYSGLAALRGSIDVLSFMIIAVISKEFYKPFAAMETHYMYYVSAVDSYHRLGKILHAEVIADKTDGVTPAQNDIVFKDVAFSYEEDEFKMNGVTFSVPEKTMTALVGESGSGKTTVTNLLLRFYDVQGGSITLGGIDIRDIPYDELLDRISIVMQNVQLFDNTIEENIRVGKKGATKEEIIEAAKKARIHDFIMSLPKGYETDIGENGGLLSGGQRQRISIARAFLKDAPILILDEMTSNVDPVNESLIQDAITELAKNRTVIVIAHHLRTIQKADQILVFQKGCLIEKGKHDELLEKDAYYARLWKAQYGSGMCSR; this is encoded by the coding sequence ATGTATAAAGAATTATTTGCATTTTTGAGTAAGAGGGGAAAAATCGATGTATGTATTTCTTCTCTGTTTTTTACCTTGTACGGATTGAGCTCCGTGGGGATGTTACTTACGGTGTTTTCGATTTTGTTTAAGATTGCTGCCGGGACTGATGTTCAGGGGCTCTACGGGGCTTTTGCAACGCTGATAGGCTTGGTCGTTTTTAAGGGACTTTGCAATATGATTGCCGACTTAAAAAAGCACGGAGCCGGCTTTGATGTGGTGCAGCAAATACGGGAGCGGATGATTGTAAAATTAAAGCTGTTTAGTTTGGGCTTTTATACGAATGAACGGCTGGGAGAATTAAATACGATTCTTCATAAAGATGTGGACAATATGTCCATGGTAGTCGGTCATATGTGGCCGCGGATGTTCGGTGATTTTCTCATTGCTCTTGCGGTATTTATAGGTCTTTGCTTTATCAACCTTAGTGCAGCCCTTGTTATGGCCGCGTCGATTCCGCTTCCGCTTGCCTACCTTTTTTACACAATTAAGGGAGCACAAAAAACGGAGCATAACAATAATTCCGCACTTGCCGATATGGTGAGCTTATTTGTTGAATATGTACGCGGTATTCCGGTGCTCAAAAGTTTTTCGCATAATAAAAGTCTGGATAATGAACTTTTTGAAAAGACAAAAAAATTCGGAGAAACAAGTAAGGCTGCTTCCCGGTTTAAGGCCAGACAGCTTTCGGTCTTTTCGTTTTTAATCGATGCAGGGTATTTTGTTCTTTTTATTTATTCCGGTCTTGCCGCATTACGTGGAAGCATTGATGTGCTCAGCTTTATGATTATCGCAGTCATTTCAAAAGAATTTTATAAACCTTTTGCAGCGATGGAAACACACTATATGTATTATGTGTCTGCCGTAGATAGCTATCACCGCTTGGGAAAAATTCTTCATGCGGAGGTAATAGCCGATAAAACGGACGGAGTTACTCCTGCACAAAACGATATTGTTTTTAAAGATGTAGCATTTTCTTATGAAGAAGATGAGTTCAAAATGAATGGAGTAACTTTTTCCGTTCCGGAAAAAACGATGACCGCGCTTGTAGGAGAATCGGGAAGCGGTAAGACGACGGTTACGAATTTGCTGTTGCGGTTTTACGATGTGCAAGGCGGAAGTATTACGCTCGGCGGAATTGATATACGAGATATTCCCTACGATGAACTTTTAGATCGCATCAGCATTGTTATGCAAAATGTTCAGTTATTTGATAACACCATCGAAGAAAATATCCGAGTAGGAAAAAAAGGAGCAACGAAAGAAGAAATCATCGAAGCTGCAAAAAAGGCAAGGATTCACGATTTTATTATGAGCTTGCCGAAAGGCTATGAAACAGATATTGGAGAAAACGGAGGTCTCTTATCCGGCGGGCAAAGACAGCGGATTTCCATTGCACGAGCATTTTTAAAAGACGCTCCGATTTTAATCCTCGACGAGATGACCAGTAATGTCGATCCCGTAAACGAGTCTTTAATACAGGATGCCATTACAGAACTTGCAAAAAATAGAACGGTCATAGTGATCGCTCATCATTTAAGGACTATTCAAAAGGCAGATCAAATTCTTGTCTTTCAAAAAGGCTGTCTTATCGAAAAAGGAAAACACGATGAACTTTTGGAAAAGGACGCTTACTATGCGCGGCTTTGGAAAGCACAATACGGGAGCGGAATGTGCTCTCGCTAA
- a CDS encoding ABC transporter ATP-binding protein, with the protein MTEKELKKQVTGKTFLSNVLLALKIVFDLLPQVLLVLVISSLFSGKAEKEYFKMIAGGIFISFMLKACCNYLAVKTAHDRAFSTLTELRLAIIEHLKKLNLGFFKKHTTGELTSIVEHDVEQIEIYLAHGLPEIMAATLLPVLVFIAMLFIDYRLALIMIAGVPLMFLVQQLSAKTMQKRFQIYFEREMQMREDMMEYVKNIAVIKAFAKEECFSGRTLNSARSYVQDVKKSMGAVTGPMVLIDIFMEAGAVSVMMLGSILLLHNNISTAQFILSVILSSVFVSAISKTATLHHFSIVFTEKLKSIAVILCAPLAKEKISEKLKTGDIECKNVHFKYEKDGFALKDITVQCKENTLNALVGPSGCGKSTLANLIMGFWDVDSGVLTISGKDISHYDTDSISALIGSVQQEVILFNMSIFENIAIGKAGASEAEVIEAAQKARCHDFISALPRSYNTSVGEMGVKLSGGEKQRISIARMILKNAPILILDEAMAAVDSENEKLINAAIEELRKNKTVITIAHHLNTVQNADKIIVMDKGRILDSGTHEELILRCTFYKEMVEAQNKVDNWRVE; encoded by the coding sequence ATGACTGAAAAGGAATTGAAAAAACAGGTAACGGGTAAAACCTTTTTGTCCAATGTGCTGCTTGCGCTTAAAATAGTGTTTGACTTACTACCGCAGGTTTTATTGGTACTGGTGATAAGCAGCCTATTTTCGGGAAAAGCGGAAAAGGAATATTTTAAAATGATTGCCGGAGGTATTTTCATCTCATTTATGCTCAAGGCGTGTTGTAATTATCTTGCCGTAAAGACAGCTCATGACAGGGCTTTTAGTACATTGACGGAATTACGGCTTGCCATAATTGAACACCTCAAAAAATTGAATTTAGGCTTTTTTAAAAAGCATACTACCGGCGAGCTTACAAGCATTGTTGAACACGATGTAGAGCAGATTGAAATATATCTGGCGCACGGTCTTCCGGAAATTATGGCGGCAACCCTTCTTCCTGTTCTGGTTTTTATTGCAATGCTTTTTATAGATTACCGGCTCGCATTAATAATGATTGCAGGGGTACCGCTCATGTTCCTTGTACAACAATTATCTGCAAAGACCATGCAAAAAAGATTTCAAATATATTTTGAACGAGAAATGCAGATGAGGGAAGACATGATGGAGTACGTAAAAAATATTGCCGTCATAAAAGCCTTTGCAAAAGAAGAGTGTTTTAGCGGTAGGACTTTGAATTCCGCACGCTCTTATGTGCAAGATGTAAAAAAGAGTATGGGTGCCGTTACGGGACCGATGGTGCTTATCGATATTTTTATGGAAGCCGGAGCGGTATCGGTTATGATGTTAGGAAGTATACTGCTGTTACATAACAATATTTCTACCGCTCAGTTTATATTGTCCGTTATCTTATCTTCGGTATTTGTGTCGGCAATAAGTAAAACCGCAACCCTCCATCACTTTTCCATCGTGTTTACTGAAAAGCTCAAAAGCATAGCGGTGATTCTCTGTGCGCCTCTTGCAAAAGAAAAGATCAGCGAAAAACTGAAAACGGGGGATATAGAATGCAAGAACGTACATTTTAAGTATGAAAAAGACGGCTTTGCGTTAAAAGATATTACGGTACAGTGTAAAGAAAACACTTTAAATGCGCTTGTCGGGCCGAGCGGTTGCGGTAAAAGCACGCTTGCGAATCTTATCATGGGTTTTTGGGATGTTGATTCAGGTGTGCTCACAATTTCGGGCAAAGATATTTCACACTATGATACGGACAGCATTTCCGCTCTTATCGGAAGTGTTCAGCAGGAAGTAATTCTTTTTAATATGAGCATCTTTGAAAATATCGCGATCGGTAAGGCGGGCGCTTCGGAAGCGGAAGTGATAGAAGCCGCTCAAAAAGCACGATGTCATGATTTTATTTCCGCCCTGCCTCGTAGCTACAACACAAGTGTCGGAGAGATGGGGGTAAAACTTTCGGGAGGAGAAAAGCAAAGAATATCCATTGCTCGGATGATTCTTAAAAATGCCCCAATTCTTATTTTAGATGAAGCGATGGCTGCCGTAGACAGCGAAAACGAAAAACTCATAAACGCGGCGATTGAAGAATTAAGAAAAAACAAAACGGTCATCACGATTGCGCATCACCTGAACACCGTACAAAACGCGGACAAAATAATCGTTATGGATAAAGGCCGCATACTGGATTCCGGCACACATGAAGAATTGATTTTGCGATGCACCTTTTATAAAGAAATGGTCGAAGCCCAAAACAAAGTAGACAACTGGCGGGTGGAATAA
- a CDS encoding TetR/AcrR family transcriptional regulator, whose amino-acid sequence MQVLKEEVKDRILTAAEKVFYEQDYRSAKLTDIAEQADIPVALIYTYFKNKEGLFDEVVAGVLDKIIKMMEDEEKMEAGSPYERFNRGGASQLPKLLKNRIKLIILIDKSSGTKHENAKDMWVKRLEQHIKDGLKRYSKTKHDPMLAHILANNYVEGLMEIARHYKNEKWAEDMLFVLNKCYFNGVESL is encoded by the coding sequence ATGCAGGTATTAAAAGAAGAAGTCAAGGATAGAATTCTGACGGCTGCGGAAAAAGTATTTTATGAACAAGATTACAGAAGTGCAAAGCTGACGGATATTGCAGAACAGGCTGATATTCCCGTTGCGCTTATTTATACCTACTTCAAAAACAAAGAAGGATTATTTGATGAAGTAGTCGCAGGCGTATTGGATAAAATCATTAAGATGATGGAAGATGAGGAAAAGATGGAAGCCGGAAGCCCCTATGAAAGATTTAATCGGGGCGGAGCATCTCAACTTCCCAAACTGTTAAAAAACAGAATTAAACTCATCATTTTAATAGACAAGAGCTCGGGAACGAAACATGAGAATGCAAAAGATATGTGGGTTAAACGATTGGAACAGCATATAAAAGACGGTTTAAAAAGATATTCAAAAACCAAGCACGATCCCATGCTTGCTCATATTTTGGCAAATAATTATGTTGAGGGACTTATGGAAATTGCACGGCACTATAAAAATGAAAAATGGGCAGAAGATATGCTCTTTGTTCTTAACAAGTGCTATTTTAATGGAGTTGAATCATTGTAA
- a CDS encoding DUF488 domain-containing protein, which produces MGKLLWKRVYDLPEKGDGFRILADRLWPRGISKEKACISEWAKEITPSSGLRQAYHRSEIDYKTFSELYAKELVQNPCTKDFTDKIKAELKNRNVTVLYANKDVEQSHIPVLQRFIEKVLNG; this is translated from the coding sequence ATGGGAAAATTGTTGTGGAAGCGGGTGTACGATCTGCCGGAAAAAGGCGACGGGTTTAGGATTTTGGCGGATAGGCTGTGGCCGCGCGGAATTTCGAAAGAAAAGGCCTGCATCAGCGAATGGGCAAAGGAAATTACACCTTCATCGGGTTTGCGGCAAGCTTATCACCGCAGCGAAATCGATTACAAAACTTTTTCGGAGCTGTACGCAAAAGAGTTGGTGCAAAATCCATGCACAAAAGATTTTACGGATAAAATCAAGGCCGAATTAAAAAATAGAAATGTTACAGTTTTGTATGCGAATAAAGATGTTGAACAAAGCCATATTCCCGTTTTGCAACGCTTTATCGAAAAAGTTCTGAACGGCTGA
- a CDS encoding flavin reductase family protein, whose amino-acid sequence MRKKLDITDGIFPMPVLMVATYNDDGSINVMNAAWGTMQERSIIALNLTETHKTVKNIKARGAFTVSIADAAHVLEADYFGVASGNKVPNKLEKTGLTASKAETVDAPVINEFPICLECEFIEYQNDKYGCGVIGKVVNVTADESVMPNGKLDMSLVNAIAFDPYTHGYYKVSERVGEAFKDGLKLK is encoded by the coding sequence ATGAGAAAAAAATTAGATATTACCGACGGAATTTTTCCTATGCCCGTATTAATGGTTGCTACCTATAATGATGATGGAAGCATAAATGTTATGAACGCTGCATGGGGAACTATGCAAGAACGTTCCATTATAGCTCTTAATTTGACCGAAACACATAAGACAGTAAAAAATATCAAGGCGAGAGGCGCTTTTACCGTTAGTATTGCTGATGCTGCTCATGTACTTGAAGCCGACTACTTTGGTGTTGCTTCCGGCAATAAGGTTCCTAATAAGCTGGAGAAGACCGGTCTTACCGCAAGCAAGGCGGAAACCGTTGACGCTCCTGTTATAAACGAATTTCCGATTTGTCTGGAATGTGAATTTATTGAGTATCAGAATGATAAATATGGTTGCGGTGTTATAGGAAAGGTTGTCAATGTAACTGCTGACGAAAGTGTTATGCCGAATGGAAAGCTTGATATGTCGTTAGTAAATGCCATAGCCTTTGATCCATATACACACGGATATTACAAAGTATCAGAGCGTGTCGGTGAAGCCTTTAAAGACGGTTTAAAGCTTAAATAA
- a CDS encoding sodium-dependent transporter, translating into MANIESKRDQFNSKWGFILACIGSAVGMGNIWLFPFRVGQFGGAAFLIPYIIFVAVIGYTGVVEEMCFGRAMKTGPHGAFLKATRMRGSEAGNYIGWIPVIGSLGIAIGYTVVVGWIIRFAVGAFTGSMLAAENSGAYFGTIAGPLSSLPWHIIAIAFSFFVMVAGVSAGIEKINKIMMPTFFTLFIILAIRVATLPKALDGYKFLFKTDWSALANIKTWVFALGQAFFSLSLAGSGTVVYGSYLNDSEDARTSAKYTAIFDTLAAMIAALVIIPAVFAYGLEPAAGPPLMFITMPMIFKEMPAGTLFSIIFFIAVLFAGITSLINLYETPVELMQQKFNLSRKAALAIVLGLGFAVGLVVEDGNVLGTWMDVISIYIIPLGALLAGVMFFWVAGKDFVLNEVSKGRLKRVGDSYAIQGKYIYCGLTLIVYILGIFYGGIG; encoded by the coding sequence ATGGCAAACATAGAATCAAAGCGAGATCAGTTTAACTCAAAGTGGGGCTTTATTCTTGCTTGTATCGGGTCCGCTGTCGGTATGGGAAACATCTGGCTTTTTCCCTTCCGCGTCGGACAATTTGGAGGAGCGGCTTTTTTAATTCCATACATTATTTTCGTTGCCGTTATCGGTTATACCGGCGTAGTTGAAGAAATGTGTTTCGGTAGGGCTATGAAAACCGGCCCCCATGGGGCATTTTTAAAAGCAACAAGAATGAGAGGAAGCGAAGCCGGTAATTATATCGGTTGGATTCCCGTTATCGGATCTTTAGGTATTGCTATCGGATACACTGTTGTTGTGGGATGGATTATCCGATTTGCAGTAGGAGCTTTTACAGGTTCTATGCTTGCTGCAGAAAACAGCGGTGCATATTTCGGTACTATCGCCGGACCCTTGTCAAGCTTACCTTGGCACATCATTGCTATTGCATTTTCATTCTTTGTGATGGTTGCAGGTGTTTCAGCAGGTATCGAAAAAATAAATAAAATTATGATGCCTACATTCTTTACCTTATTTATTATTCTTGCAATCCGGGTTGCAACGCTGCCTAAAGCCTTGGACGGTTATAAATTCCTTTTTAAAACGGATTGGTCTGCATTAGCCAATATCAAAACATGGGTATTTGCCTTAGGCCAGGCATTTTTTTCTCTTTCATTAGCAGGAAGCGGTACCGTTGTATACGGAAGCTATCTAAATGACAGTGAAGATGCTCGGACCAGTGCAAAGTACACAGCAATCTTTGATACCCTTGCAGCTATGATTGCAGCCTTGGTTATCATTCCGGCAGTTTTTGCTTATGGACTGGAGCCTGCCGCAGGACCGCCTTTGATGTTCATAACAATGCCTATGATCTTCAAAGAAATGCCCGCGGGAACCCTCTTTTCAATTATATTCTTCATTGCCGTATTATTCGCAGGTATTACATCTCTAATAAACCTATATGAAACCCCTGTAGAACTTATGCAGCAAAAGTTTAATCTCAGCCGAAAAGCAGCTCTTGCAATAGTTCTTGGCCTCGGCTTTGCAGTAGGTTTAGTAGTTGAGGACGGAAACGTACTTGGTACATGGATGGATGTAATTAGTATTTACATAATTCCTCTGGGAGCCTTACTTGCCGGAGTCATGTTCTTCTGGGTTGCCGGTAAAGACTTCGTTCTTAATGAGGTTTCAAAAGGCAGACTGAAAAGAGTCGGAGATTCGTATGCTATTCAGGGAAAATATATATATTGCGGTTTAACCTTAATAGTTTATATTCTCGGTATCTTCTATGGAGGCATCGGCTAG
- a CDS encoding tryptophanase, whose protein sequence is MKKYVPEPFRIKMVEPIKMTTREDRIKYLEKAKYNMFNLRGEDVYIDLLTDSGTNAMSDKQWGGVMVGDEAYAGGKSYFKLVDAGKDIFGYEFIQPVHQGRAAEKVLFPLLLKKGQVAISNMFFDTTRAHVTLAGGRPLDCVCKEAKKPSEYAPFKGNMDVEKLEQLINEHGKEKVGMIVMTITNNSAGGQPVSIQNIRDVAKIAKKYGILFNIDAARFAENAYFVKQREEEFKNKPIKEIIREMFSYADTFTMSAKKDAIVNMGGLIGIKNNQEIYQMIKGNCISFEGFITYGGLSGRDLEALAIGLYEGIDEEYLKYRNASMEYLASQLLDAGVAIQNPAGGHGVYVDANAMFPHIPYYQFPGHTLCVELYKEAGIRTCDIGSFMLGNDPETGEQIKSEFEFARLAIPRRVYTQSHLDVIAGALINIKERASQVKGYKIIWEPPILRHFQAHLEPIK, encoded by the coding sequence ATGAAAAAGTATGTACCGGAACCTTTTAGAATTAAGATGGTTGAACCTATCAAAATGACAACACGTGAGGACCGCATTAAGTATCTTGAAAAAGCAAAATACAATATGTTTAACTTACGTGGAGAAGATGTCTACATTGACTTATTGACAGACAGCGGCACAAACGCAATGAGCGATAAGCAATGGGGAGGCGTTATGGTCGGAGATGAAGCCTATGCCGGAGGAAAAAGCTATTTCAAATTGGTTGATGCCGGAAAGGATATCTTCGGATATGAATTTATCCAGCCCGTCCATCAGGGCCGAGCAGCAGAAAAGGTTTTATTCCCCTTGTTGCTCAAAAAAGGCCAAGTTGCTATTTCAAATATGTTCTTTGACACAACCAGAGCTCATGTAACTCTGGCCGGAGGAAGACCTCTCGACTGCGTATGTAAGGAGGCAAAAAAACCTTCCGAATATGCACCTTTTAAGGGAAATATGGATGTTGAAAAGCTCGAACAGCTTATTAACGAGCATGGAAAAGAAAAGGTCGGAATGATTGTAATGACTATTACAAACAACTCTGCCGGAGGACAACCTGTTTCAATTCAGAACATCCGTGATGTTGCCAAAATTGCAAAAAAATACGGCATTTTGTTCAATATTGATGCAGCACGATTTGCAGAAAATGCCTACTTTGTAAAACAAAGAGAAGAAGAATTCAAGAACAAGCCCATTAAAGAAATTATTCGTGAAATGTTCAGCTATGCCGATACCTTTACGATGAGTGCAAAAAAAGATGCTATCGTTAATATGGGCGGTTTGATAGGTATTAAAAACAATCAAGAAATCTATCAGATGATTAAGGGCAACTGTATTTCTTTTGAAGGATTTATTACCTACGGAGGTCTTTCAGGACGCGATCTTGAAGCATTAGCCATAGGTTTATACGAAGGTATTGATGAAGAATATTTAAAATACCGAAACGCTTCTATGGAATACCTAGCCTCTCAGCTCCTTGATGCAGGCGTTGCCATTCAAAACCCTGCAGGAGGACACGGTGTTTATGTTGATGCCAACGCCATGTTCCCGCACATTCCCTATTATCAATTCCCCGGCCATACTCTTTGCGTAGAGTTATACAAAGAAGCCGGAATCCGAACATGCGACATCGGTTCCTTTATGCTCGGAAACGATCCCGAAACAGGAGAACAGATCAAATCGGAATTCGAATTTGCCCGTCTTGCAATTCCAAGAAGAGTATACACCCAATCTCACTTAGACGTTATTGCAGGAGCTTTAATTAACATTAAAGAAAGAGCCTCTCAGGTTAAGGGCTACAAAATTATCTGGGAACCACCGATTCTTAGACACTTCCAAGCTCATTTGGAACCCATAAAATAA
- a CDS encoding ABC transporter ATP-binding protein, which yields MIRMENVSFHYENSERGVSNINLTINEGECTVLTGPSGGGKTTILRLLNGLAPGYYSGALSGNISIGGKDMSSTPLWERGKFIGSVFQEPQSQFFSSELAGEIAFSCENYGLAQHEIIARTEGAIEAFHLATLRDHTLDTFSSGEKQRAAIASVYALSPSIYVCDEPTANLDEESAVRLSHVLKKLKEEGRTLIIAEHRLSWLYGIADRFIYIDGGTIQWSHTAEEMQKMTLEQKKLFGLRSFTPALKPDLPPPSSRALSSGTANEPLLQADGIYRKEKGNLILQTVSFPVSRGQIIALTGKNGVGKTTLGLILSGLNKESGGTVFLNGKKCGLWARRKAVWYSANDTGTQFFTESVSEEILLSMMNTPDKLERARNILQTMGLYDLKDVHPATLSGGQKQRLSVACALLSGRDILIFDEPTSGLDGYHADILAKAFLDAAARGKTIIVITHDFELIAACCSFEIMLEEEAQTK from the coding sequence ATGATACGGATGGAAAATGTAAGTTTTCATTATGAAAACAGTGAAAGAGGTGTATCAAACATAAACCTTACAATTAACGAAGGCGAATGTACGGTTCTAACCGGGCCGTCGGGCGGCGGAAAAACGACAATATTGCGCCTTTTAAACGGATTAGCACCGGGTTATTACAGTGGAGCGCTTTCAGGAAATATCTCTATCGGCGGAAAAGATATGTCTTCTACCCCATTATGGGAGAGGGGCAAATTTATAGGCAGCGTATTTCAGGAGCCGCAGAGCCAGTTTTTTTCTTCCGAGCTTGCAGGTGAGATTGCTTTTTCATGCGAAAATTACGGACTGGCACAACACGAGATCATCGCCCGCACGGAGGGGGCAATCGAAGCATTTCATCTTGCAACATTACGAGACCATACGCTTGACACATTTTCAAGCGGAGAAAAACAGCGCGCTGCAATCGCTTCGGTCTATGCCCTCTCGCCTTCAATATACGTATGTGATGAGCCGACTGCTAATCTCGATGAAGAAAGCGCCGTAAGGCTTTCTCATGTTTTAAAGAAGCTCAAAGAAGAAGGGCGTACTCTGATTATTGCAGAACATAGGTTAAGCTGGCTGTATGGAATTGCCGACCGTTTTATCTATATAGATGGAGGGACAATACAGTGGTCGCATACGGCTGAAGAAATGCAGAAAATGACGCTTGAGCAAAAAAAGCTTTTTGGATTGAGGTCATTTACGCCTGCTTTAAAACCGGATCTTCCCCCTCCTTCATCAAGAGCCTTATCTTCCGGTACGGCAAACGAACCCTTACTGCAAGCAGACGGGATATACCGCAAAGAAAAGGGGAACCTTATTTTGCAAACAGTATCTTTTCCCGTATCGCGCGGACAGATTATTGCGCTTACCGGTAAAAACGGAGTTGGAAAAACAACGCTCGGCCTTATTTTGAGCGGGCTTAATAAAGAGTCGGGCGGCACGGTATTCCTTAACGGAAAAAAATGCGGGCTTTGGGCGCGCCGCAAAGCGGTATGGTACAGCGCCAACGATACTGGAACGCAATTCTTTACCGAAAGCGTTTCCGAAGAAATTTTATTGAGTATGATGAACACCCCTGATAAGCTTGAACGGGCGCGGAATATCTTACAGACCATGGGGCTCTATGACCTCAAAGATGTTCACCCTGCAACGCTTTCCGGAGGACAAAAACAGAGACTTTCCGTTGCCTGCGCCCTGCTGTCCGGCCGCGATATCCTCATTTTCGATGAGCCGACCAGCGGTTTGGACGGCTATCATGCGGACATCCTTGCAAAAGCTTTTTTGGACGCGGCAGCTCGCGGTAAAACGATTATCGTTATTACGCACGACTTTGAACTTATCGCTGCATGCTGCAGCTTTGAAATCATGCTTGAGGAAGAAGCTCAAACGAAATAA
- a CDS encoding energy-coupling factor transporter transmembrane component T, producing the protein MKKVSKDFTAPVKLWTLLCVIVSSFFIADYRINGILSLIGLLYLAVQCKWRLLISFGLFYALLMLLLIGIRRYGIRTIIIPEFYIFLCWNLLPIMLIGWDVITTPPGEIAAFLSRIGMPVSVILGLLVIFRFIPVMKAEVKKLRLSMKTKGLLDPARILTHPLETGEYVLIPLLLRCIQIADQLAVSAVVRGIQCPVKRSSYYGKKMRTFDYIAVIVWSTTTAAVIIVRSLA; encoded by the coding sequence ATGAAAAAGGTTTCAAAAGATTTTACGGCTCCGGTAAAATTGTGGACGCTTTTGTGCGTTATTGTAAGCTCATTTTTTATCGCCGATTACAGGATAAACGGTATTCTTTCGCTTATAGGTCTTTTATATCTTGCCGTCCAGTGTAAATGGCGGCTGCTGATATCATTCGGTCTCTTTTATGCGCTGCTAATGCTTCTCTTAATAGGTATCCGCCGGTATGGCATTAGAACAATCATCATACCGGAATTCTATATTTTTTTATGTTGGAACCTCTTGCCCATTATGCTTATAGGATGGGATGTGATAACAACGCCGCCCGGAGAGATTGCAGCTTTCCTTTCCCGTATCGGAATGCCGGTCTCCGTTATTTTAGGACTACTCGTTATTTTCCGTTTTATACCGGTGATGAAAGCGGAAGTAAAAAAGCTCCGCCTTTCAATGAAAACCAAAGGCCTTTTGGACCCGGCCCGCATCCTAACTCATCCCTTAGAAACGGGAGAATATGTACTGATTCCTCTGCTTTTACGCTGCATTCAAATTGCCGATCAACTCGCAGTCTCGGCAGTTGTGCGGGGTATTCAGTGTCCGGTAAAACGGAGCAGCTATTACGGAAAAAAGATGCGGACTTTCGACTATATAGCTGTTATCGTGTGGAGTACTACTACAGCTGCGGTTATCATAGTAAGGAGTCTTGCTTAA
- a CDS encoding MptD family putative ECF transporter S component — translation MNKKMNTTAKWTIKDVITTVLLSALLVVMQFIVNMVCMANHFVSMTLSVGFSVFICAPVYFLMVQRVGKRGVSFIYMTLLGIIFLIMGNWYLLPYYIIIGLICEAVLWKHGAYQNPRRLMAAWTVSSLLFNGTNLLPIWFFWDAYYAFAVSSGMSQEYIDSYVRYFTVPYWIIFIVAFTTVCGFAGSLIASRLIKKHFEKAGVL, via the coding sequence ATGAATAAAAAAATGAACACAACAGCCAAATGGACGATAAAAGATGTAATAACTACGGTTTTATTAAGTGCTCTTCTTGTCGTTATGCAATTTATTGTAAATATGGTGTGCATGGCAAACCATTTTGTCAGTATGACATTATCAGTCGGTTTTTCAGTATTTATCTGCGCACCGGTTTATTTTCTCATGGTACAACGGGTGGGAAAACGGGGCGTGTCTTTTATCTACATGACACTTCTCGGCATCATTTTTCTAATAATGGGAAACTGGTATTTATTGCCGTATTACATCATTATCGGCTTAATATGCGAAGCCGTTTTATGGAAACATGGGGCCTATCAAAATCCGCGCCGGCTTATGGCTGCATGGACGGTTTCCAGCCTGTTATTTAACGGAACAAATTTGCTTCCGATCTGGTTTTTCTGGGATGCTTATTATGCCTTTGCCGTTTCAAGCGGGATGAGCCAAGAATATATCGACTCATATGTTCGGTATTTTACCGTCCCTTATTGGATTATTTTTATCGTTGCGTTTACAACCGTCTGCGGTTTTGCAGGAAGTCTGATTGCTTCAAGGTTGATAAAAAAACATTTTGAAAAAGCGGGCGTATTATAA